The nucleotide sequence TGTATTGGGACCTTTACCGATCGATATCGCTGCCGGTTATGATCATATTGGTTCAGCAATTGGAGGGGCCTTGGCAGCTTTCTATGGTGCTAGTTTTCTTTGCGTAGTTACTCCGGCTGAGCATCTGCGTCATCCGAGTATAAATGATATAAAAGAAGGGGTTATAGCCTCACGCATTGCTGCTCACTCAGTAGACGTATTACGGTTTAAAGATGAGTGGAGGAAAAATCAGGAAGTTTCTCTCTATCGATCTAAAAGGAATTGGGAAAAAGTTTTTCCTTTGTTAATCGATGAGGCTAAGGCTAGGCGCTACAGAAAGGGCCTAAATCTTTCTGAAGACCTTTGCACAATGTGTGGTGATTTTTGTTCTCTCAAAATAGCTGACAAGTGTAATCTTTTGAAATGAACGCGGGCGTGGTTCAATGGTAGAATATGACCTTCCCAAGGTTGAGACGGCGGTTCGATTCCGCTCGCCCGCTAATACGATCTAATTTTTCTTAAAGTATTGCCGTCAAAAAAGTGGGACGAGGTGAAAATTTCAATAAATAATAATTGATTGAAATTTTTCTAATTTACGATAAGATATTGTAGTTTTCATCAACTAATACCTAAGTTAACCAACAGCTCTTATACTTAATTCTGCAATGGGTAAATTGTTTTTATTCTTAATTATTATTTTTGTTTTCATTTCCTGTACTGCCACTGAATCTTTCCATCGACAACCTCAACCTGAAGTAGCACCGTTAAAAAAAATAAACTATATTATTAAGTCAGGAGACTCTCTATGGAAAATATCTAAGCGTTACGGGACTACGCCAGAAGAACTTATGAAAATAAATAAAATTCCTTCTCCTAATAATTTACAAATCGGCCAAAAAATATTAATACCACATTCGGAGAAAAAAGTTAAAGGAGATTTTAGCTGGCCGCTTAAGGGAAATGTTGTTAATTTTTTCGGCGAAAATGTCGATAACTCAGTTAATCGTGGCTTAAACATACAGACAAATTCTATCAGCAAGGAAGTAAAATCCGCTGCTAAAGGTAAGGTTGTTTTTGCTAATCAACTTAAAGGCTGGGGGCATACAGTTATTTTACAGCACCTTGGTGATTTTTATACAATCTATGCAAATCTTGAGCCTTCATTAATTAAGGAAGGTTCAATCGCTAAAAGTAATCAAATTATCGGTAATGTCGCTTCAGGAAAAAGTGGCAATCATATATTACATTTTGAGATTCGCAAGCGCTATATACCCCAAGATCCGTTACAGTATCTGAATTAAATTTTATGAGTAACAAACCCTGGACTACAAAACTCTCAGTTTTAGACAAAAGAGTTAGTGCTTTTAGCGAAGGCTATCGTCAAAACATTGCTCTTTTGGGTAATGATGCCGAAGAGACAGCTTATCTTTTACAGAATTACCGAGAACTAAAAAACCACAATCAATTTGTCTATATCCATATCTCGACAGTTTATGCCGGAAAAAAAGAGTTATTGAAGGCGACAATCCTTTCTTTACTCAGTAGCTATGCCGATAAGACTGATAGCCTCGATAATCTTATTTATGCCGTGAGCTCAGTTCTTCCTTTAACTACCGAGAATATAAAAAACTGTCTCAAGAAAAACTCTATCTGTTTTTTGGATATTTTGGAAATAATTAACGCTTTTATTAACGAAAGTGGTTCACGTTGCGTTTTTATTATCGAAGAATTTCTAGGGGTAGTTGCTCTCTTTGAAAACTTCTATTCTGATTTCTCAAAGTTTATAATTTTACAACAAAATTGCATGATCATTCTTGCCGCTTCTTCGGAACGATTGGCTCAAAAAGTTCTTTCTGATGAATTAAATTTACTATTTGGTAACTTTGAGATTATTTCTCTAAGCGAAGAGTCTTTTCTCAATAGCTTCGTTTATTTAAAAAATTTACTCCCATCAATTACCCCATCACCGTTTTTTTTATCGTTTTTTGCTAACTTTTTGGGTTCAAACTGTATATATTATGACTCTCTGGCTAAAAGTATAAAAGACAAGTACCAGTCTGATAATGAAGAGAGCGCAATAATTTCTATATTGGAGGAATTTTTATATAGGCAAGAGACATACTGTTTCCAACGTTTTATCAAAAATATAGACAAATTAAAATTTATTTTTAAGGATTTTCAGCCAACCCTTAAATTACTGACGTCGATCAGTCAAGGCTATATGCGTAAAAAAGAACTCTTAGCTTTAGGGTTTTGTGATTCCAAAGAATTAAATAGCAAATTGCAAAAACTGATTGACTCAAATTACATAGTTAATTTTGGAAATATCTATAAAATCCGCGATTCTTTATTCTCATTTTGGTTATCACATGTATTCGAACTACACTCTTTATTCCCCTTACATAACCCTAAACAGCGGAAACAATTTTTTAAAGAAAAACTTAAAAAGGAAATATCTCTTTTTAAAGATGAGTTTTATACGGATTCCTTAAAGAAAGTTTTGCAACTCTTTGCTTCCTTTAAAAATGACACTTTGAAACTCGGGAAGACCAGGTACAGCTTGCCGACTATAGAACGAACCAAAACTATTTCCTACCCTCAAAGAGATTTCCACTTTATCATCGGAGAAGGAAAAGAAATAATTTTTGCCGGAATCAAAGGTAAAGATGCCGACGATATTGACATGACTGATTTTATTGAGAAGGGAGCAAACATCCGCGGTAAGGGAGTGAAAAAAATATTTATATCATTAGGTACATTGCCATCAGCCACACGTTTAATTGCTAAAAATAATAAAATCGCCATTTGGGATCTTCAGGAGCTCAATAAACTTTTACATATATATAATAAACCGGTTTTTTCTCAATAAAAAGATCATGACAAGAATATTAGTACTTTCCGATACCCACATACCGACCGCTGCGGATAATCTGTCAGCAGTAATAGCCAAAGAAGCAAAAAAAAGTGATTGCTGTCTTCATGCCGGAGATTTTGTATCCTATTCGGTTTTTGAAGCTTTATCTAGCTTCAAAAAAACCTACGGCGTTTATGGCAATATGGATCAAGAACGAATTAAAATAGAGCTTCCTGAACAGCAAATTCTAAAATTTGAAGATGTTACCTTAAGTTTAACCCATGGGGCCGGGCATCCGGCAAATCTAATTGGCTACCTTCAGAATAAGTTTTCGGAAAAAATCGATGAAATTGATATTTTTGTTTTTGGTCATTCTCATTGTGCAACCGATGAGGAAATTGACAAAAAAATTTATTTTAATCCCGGATCACCAACAGACAAAGTATTTGCATGTTATCGTTCATATGGTATCTTAGAAATAAATGGCTCTGAAATAAAAAGGAGGATTATAAAAATTGAGTGAACTTTGGGCTCCTTGGAGAATAAATTATGTACAAGACAAAAAGGCAAAGGGTTGCGTTTTTTGTAAAATCCTAAAAGCAAAAAATGACACCCAAGACAATGTTCTTTTACGGTCAAAACATTGTTTTGCCGTTTTAAATAAATTTCCTTATAATAACGGACACACATTAATAGTAACTAATCGTCACATTAAATCACTAGAACAGTTAAAAGATCAAGAGTTATTAAACATTAACAAAACTTTAATTTCGGTAAAATCAAGACTTAAAAAAATTCTCAAGCCCGATGGGTTTAATATCGGAATTAACATTGAAAAGTCGGCCGGGGCAGGAATAGTGGGCCATATTCATATTCATCTTGTGCCTCGCTGGACTGGTGATACAAATTTTATGCCAGTGACCGCAAGTACAAAAATAATCTCCCAAAGCCTCAAAGAATTAAGTCGACAATTTAAAAATAAATAGTACAATCAAACACTATGGTGCACTACACAACTATATTTTCTTCCTTCCATACTCTCTATCGTCTAACTACTACGCTTGATGATTTGCCAAGCTTTGCTATGGGTGTATGTCGCCTTTACCGCAACGCTTTTAATGCTGATAAGGTAGTAATAATTTGTAAAAGTGTTTCTAGCCAGACAACTCTTAAAGTCTGCTGCGAAAATAAAAATTCCTATATAAAAAAGGGAGGCAATTCTATTCTTACCAGAATAGAAAAAGAACTTCTTAAACAAGAAAAAGAAATTCTTTCAACCAACCGTTTCATTTACCCTTTTATATTTACCCATATTCTAGGAGGAATTTATGTGAAGCGTGATTCAAAAACCAACAAGTTTGATGAGACTGAAAAAAAATGGTTTTTGTCGCTTTGCGAAGAAGCA is from Candidatus Omnitrophota bacterium and encodes:
- a CDS encoding HIT domain-containing protein, which gives rise to MSELWAPWRINYVQDKKAKGCVFCKILKAKNDTQDNVLLRSKHCFAVLNKFPYNNGHTLIVTNRHIKSLEQLKDQELLNINKTLISVKSRLKKILKPDGFNIGINIEKSAGAGIVGHIHIHLVPRWTGDTNFMPVTASTKIISQSLKELSRQFKNK
- a CDS encoding metallophosphoesterase — protein: MTRILVLSDTHIPTAADNLSAVIAKEAKKSDCCLHAGDFVSYSVFEALSSFKKTYGVYGNMDQERIKIELPEQQILKFEDVTLSLTHGAGHPANLIGYLQNKFSEKIDEIDIFVFGHSHCATDEEIDKKIYFNPGSPTDKVFACYRSYGILEINGSEIKRRIIKIE
- a CDS encoding peptidoglycan DD-metalloendopeptidase family protein, coding for MGKLFLFLIIIFVFISCTATESFHRQPQPEVAPLKKINYIIKSGDSLWKISKRYGTTPEELMKINKIPSPNNLQIGQKILIPHSEKKVKGDFSWPLKGNVVNFFGENVDNSVNRGLNIQTNSISKEVKSAAKGKVVFANQLKGWGHTVILQHLGDFYTIYANLEPSLIKEGSIAKSNQIIGNVASGKSGNHILHFEIRKRYIPQDPLQYLN